Sequence from the Thunnus maccoyii chromosome 11, fThuMac1.1, whole genome shotgun sequence genome:
CATACCTCTGACtacattatttaattataattggTGATATGTCAAAACACCATGTCTTACACCATTTGTGCAGAACTTGCACAAGTTTTTACTGAATTACATCTGAACTTTCAAGTGAGACTAAACAAACCTGAGGCCCAAGGAGAAGCTGCGGTTTATTGCAGCGAGGAGACATCCCTAAATTTAACCTCAAACGTAAAAAAATAGAAGTTTCAAATGTTCCATGGAATGTGTTGTAAGTGACAGTCAAAGAAAAGTCACCGATTTGTGCAAAGTcataaaacatcagcatgtagcTGGTAGATGTTCTGGATATGGATGTAGGAATGTAAGAAGGGGGAGATGTATTGATATAAAAAGAAGAGCCAAGAGAGACGGGGGTCTCTCTTTTTGGGTCGTCACTTGAGGTCCTTTTGTCAGTTTGCCTTTTTGACTCTTTAACTTTTTACTCaagcttttatgttttactttttgtattttatgttactcatttttggagaaaacaaataaaactggcGTGTTAGATACCTCAGACGTCCCTGCTGGTGCTCACCATTCCtattatgacatcatcatgacatcatcctCCTCTGGCGTCGATCAGGGCGACGACACAAActgaaatctgacatttttggaTTTAATTTGAGTTTTTCGAGCAgaactttttactttttgtattttatgttactcatttttggagaaaacaaataaaactggttagtatttttatacactccAACCATAGTTCCTGTCTTTGCTCATCTCTGAGGTCTTTATAATGAAATTTGCTAAGGATAAACttgcaatgttttttaattaacagaATTGTAATTGTGATAATTGATATGATAAGATGTGATAGAGTTCAGAATCAGGTTGAACGGTTTATTATAGTTTAATTGGCTAAACTGTTAAGGCCAGGACATCGAAGCCCTCGACCATCAGGGTGGGCCTCCTCCAGTGATGACCTGTTAGAGGCCATCTTGGAGGactttcaaacctccaacacctaTTTGCACCGATACACTTTGTTGCGACCCTGCTGTCAGGTATTCCTGAGTAAATAGGCCCGTTTAGAGAGGTTCAGTgacagctggtgattatagaaGCCAGGCTGAACTCTGGTTCCCTAAACAAGGCGAGGATGGTCTTCTGTGTAGATTTTGGGAACACGTTCGATACCTCggtcagaggtagaggacagCCGCCTGCCGGTGCCTTATCCACATCGGCAGGGGGTATCGGTTATCTGAAGGCAGAAACCATTACACCAGCATATTATCTTGTAcatgtatactctttggtagacgtcATTGTGgcggacaacaacaacagtgctGCATGACACACATACTacatatactctttggtagagggggtatgacgccatcgacaggcgaccaaatgaaacggactgTAACTTAGTGGCTGACTGCACTCTGTCCAGTCTCACCCTCGCTGTCTCGGGCTGCGTTGCGGACGTTACTCCGGTGTCTTCGCCCTCACTACAGACACACGCCTGCGGCTGTTACATCCAGACCCTCGCTGGCACTTTTCAGCACACAAGTGAGTAACGTTGACACTGAACTCCATTGACATAAATGACACTTTAATATAACAATGACTGACATGTTTGGCATTGGTACAGGTCACCGTGACCTGGCACTCATTCTCCTACACCGCTTCAAAGGTTTGAGtttgaatgaaagtaaacacaggaactagcctCCTGTAGTagcattatggctaactacATGCAGGGCCGTTTGCAAGTcggtttgtttttatgtgtaaacataGAGAAGCAGCAACTTTGACgatgaaataaaatggttcatgtctgcaagtttccaaattgcaaggataaaatgacaagataCACACTGTGCAGTTTTAATGGACTAACGTTACGTTGTTACGTTGTTTCATCCAGCCGGCCTCGCTCTTTTCTTCCAGTTGATTTTGTGGAGGTGAAACCATCTGCAGGATGCAAATTTACGAATCCTACTATTGCGATTGTGAacctgccctactctgcctctgattggcttaccctgatattcttaccctaaccctaaccaatctcattcctcatgcctaaacctaaccaaaacaaccaccgaaggcaacgagtactagccaatcagaggcagagtagggcggctCATGCCTTCGCCATAGTAGGATTCGTAAATTTGCCTCCTGGACGACAATATTGACAAACGCTGTAAATCCATATGTAGTAGTTACACAGTCTGGCAGCAGCAGGTCCGACtgcagaggagagcagtgaccgcaggaacagcagcagtttctccCAGGTAACCGTTACTGTACGTTGttttagtttccttacagtcAGTCAGCCTCATACATGTGAACACACCAGTGTGTTTGGATgaatatgtgatgtgtgtggttCGGTTCACTCAGACTCAGACTCAAACTTTTGAAGTGCTTCATGTAAACTCTGTTTACTCCTGACAGTAGAATAAGCCACTATGAACCTATATAAAGGCCCagtcattcaaaaacaaaaatactgtgaTACAAATGTTTGGTCCTACCGCCCAGCACTAGTTAGCAACAAGTAAAAAGCAGTGTAAACATTAGCTGGAATGATCAGAGAACTAGTCGGCACCCAAATACAAGATTCATTGAAAGattattacattacttttgGATAAATTCATGAGGCATCTTCTGCATAGTGCAGAATAAACTGTTGTAGTTTGCAAAGAATGCAGCCAAACCAAAGGTGAAGACCTGAAGTCCCACAAGCACTTGACCTTCAGCAGACGACATCCCTTCCCTCCGCTTCATTATGTCCCCTGAAACTCAACCACATGTACCCATCATGTCTTACTGTGCAAAGACTGGTAATGTGAGTTTTATATTAAACACTGATATTACCTTGGACAATAAAGCCAGCTGGTATCACAGGACATTCAACATCAGTGGCTGTAGCACAAGCctgcaaaataaaactgaactgtaaCATTCTGCACCTACAGTAGCATTTATTTTAGAATATGCAGCAGCTCGTAGCTTTGCCTAAATAACACCAAGCTGAAACAGAGGATCccaaagcaaaaataccaaaacataCTGAGCCAGTTAAAAGTGAACCAGCATTTATAGAGGTTAAACACACAggatcagttttatttataatgatAGATTACTTCACCACCAGTCTGCTCACTACTGCTGTAAGATGGCTTTAACATCAATAATACTGTCACAATAACTGATCAAACCCAATAATTACAAACTTGATCAGCCACATATCACTACAAGTCCTTCTCAGTGACTCACTTATACATTTGCAAACCACAGACGGCTGCAGTTTGGTGAAAACTTCAATGACACAAAACTACTGTCACACGTTTAACTGTGGAagttttcacaacagacatcagagacttttacataaatatgtttCACAAGATCCTCCTGCACATCTTCTCAGTTAATTACACAGAACAGTGGTTGCaccatagaaacacacacacacacacacacacacatgtccctCCTGTCCAATCCTGTCGCTCCTCGTCTGTATAAAGGTTCGTCTCTCAGACGGAGCTTTCATGTTCGAGCCATGGTCTTCCTGTGGATCCTCTCCTGCTTCGCCTTCGTTGGCGCCGCCTACGGTAAGACAGCTGAGGGAGTGAAGCATGCTGGGTAGACTgagctgcttgtttttaatttacaactattatatttatttatagatttcaTATTTAGCGGCTCTGGGTGGGCGGCCATCATCTACCGACCGgttgagaggagagagagaacaatgcAAGTTCCACATAGAGatgtatagtaataataatggtaataatcataataagactaataataataattgtagcaGTGGGTGTTGAGCAGCTCTGGAGGCAGAAATACCTGCAGAAAgcaacaggaggagagaggagagagacagctcACAGCTCCTGGTATTCCCAGGAGatctcccatccaagtactaaccaggccccaTCCTGCTCAGCTTCCCACATCACAAGAGATCCCACGTGTGCAGGGTGGTGAGGCCGTAAGACTTTATgaagataaaatgatttttataagTGACTGAAGATAACTGGACACAGTGAGATCGATCCATGTTTATTGGCTGATCACTTTAAAAGTATTGATCTTATTAACAATCGTTTCTTACTGAAAATGTGACTCGAGGTGTTTTATTGTCGTCTGTTCGCAAAGATCAGGAACAAACTTCCTGACTCATGTTGTTGTTAATGATGTCATTATGATGATGTCtttatgatgatgtcattatgatgatgtcattatgatgatgtcattatgaTGATGTCACCAGGTTGCGGCACTCCCGCCATCCCCCCCGACATCAGCAGTTACTCTGATATCGTGAACGGCAAGGAGGCGAAGCCTCACTCCTGGCCCTGGCAGGTGTCCgtgcaggtacacacacacacacacacacacaaacacacacacacacatatacacacacacacacagatgagttGTATTCATGAACATGTGGTTGTTTCAGAAAAGAAGTGGTTCCCACTACTGCGGAGGCTCCCTCATCAACCAGAACTGGGTGGTAACCGCTGCTCACTGTTCCTTCAGGTAAACACCAACAAtctttaacctttaacctttaaccctcacctgtcctgtcAACCAATAATTAAATGCAACTTTAAAcattataaatgtttaaataaagacagtTTGACAGCTGAACTCAATCTGCTGCTCAGTTAAACCTGCTGTATGATCAGTGTTCCGCTTCTGAATATGagcttcagccagcagctgacATTAGGCTCCGCCTCCTGTTGCTCAGGTGATTTTTTATTGGCCGATTTCATTCACATGTTTTTCCGCAGGGAGTCTGACCTTGTGGTTCTCGGAGCACATGACCTCCGCTCCTCCACCGAGGACGTCCAGGTGATCGGGGTCGGCAAGGTGAGCAACAAGCAGCAGGACTTCATCATGTCTCGTGAGCTCCTGCGCGTTCACCAGctaatgatgtaattttctgtcagGTGTTCACACATCCCGACTACAACAAAACCAGGCCCTGGAACAACGACATCCAGCTCATCAAGCTGGCCAGCCCCGCCCAGATAAACAGGCATGTTTCAGCCGTGTGCGTGGCCGAGACCACAGACAATTTCCCTGCAGGCACAATGTGCATGATCACCGGCTGGGGCAAGACCAGCGGCAACGgtgactttattattattattattgttattattattattattattagtgtctCACTACTTTAAACAGAACTAAAGTAGCTGAAGTGACTTTGGTCACCTTTGTGAAACCTGAAATCTGTTCGTTGCTGCTCACGACTTTAATTTTGGCTGATCGAGCTGCTTCCTTCTGTTGAATGCAAAAAGGCTTGAACCCCCAAATTGCGACTTGCagctatatttattattattattattattattattattattattatccattAAGGGGGGTGTTAACACAGGAAACATGGCATGCTTTGACCACTGGGGGCAGTATAGAAATCAGtgtgatgtgttgatgtgttgcAGGTAAAACGGCCACccggctgcagcaggcagcccTCCCCCTGCTGACCAATAGTGAGTGCAGTCAATTCAAACCCCCAATCACCTCCAATATGATCTGTGCCGGAGCCAACGGAACCTCCAGCTGCAACGTGGGTGCTGCACACTAACCACCAACAAGCATATTAGCAACATGTTGGAAGATAGACATGCTAACATGTATCTATCAGCTACgcatgttatttgtttgtttgtgtgcttattttgtgtgtgtgtttgttttcagggcGACTCTGGAGGTCCTCTGGTCTGTCAGAAGGCTGGTGCCTGGACTCTGGTTGGTGTCATGTCCTTTGGAATAAAAGGCTGCGATACTATGAAGTCTCGGGTGTACGTCCGCGTCACAGCACTGCGCGCCTGGATAGACCGGACCATCGCCGCCAACTGAGAGAGTTTCACTTGCTCAAAATGAAGttcagctagcttagcttagcatcaagactggaaggaggagaaaacagcaagcttagcttagcattagaCTGCAAGTAGGGGAAAACAgctatcttagcttagcataggagtggaagcagggggaaacagttagcttagcttagcataaagacaaacagaccACATGTCAAAAGTTTATTAAAGTAAGACGTCACCAGGAAAgtgactttatttttattctacaGAAATCTGAAAGGCTTTCTCTGTTGAAgcaattataaataaataaacctataaaaatgtattttctttgttttaacgagacatttacagtttgtgttttcccTTTAATAAAGCATCAATCTTATTACAGCATCTCTTTCCGTCTCTTTACTGATCCCCATGAAGGTTGTTCCACTCCTCTTGAATCAATGATATTAATGATCTAATTTAATCTACAGGTTGTAATATTATCATTTCATCAGTAATAGTTGTTCTCAGCTGGAGTTGAAGTGCAGTTGAATGTGGAATCCTGATCTTTTCTAAACATGTAATctgagctgtcaatcactcCCAGAATGCACCTGGAGATTCAGTCCAGCTGACTGGATGAGCTGCTGTCTTTCTATCAActgttctgcttttctttgtgttgatTAGCAggttttttaaagatgattgTGATGTATAACAGAGCTGACTGCTGCTGGTTTGTGTCTCAGATCACAGGACGTCCTGTTCAGCATTTCAACATGTCGTCCTCATTTGATAAAGTGATTGAATCACTgacacaaaacatgtcaaagtaacattaatttactcatttatcccacaaagacaaagacacatttacTCCATCAGATGTGTCTGCGGGCAGGCGTGGCCTACATGGCAGCAGTAGCAGATGGCATAAAAGAAGCGGCAATAgcaggtgttgcaggtgttgcaggtgttgcaAGTGTTGCAAGTGTTGCAGGTGTTGCgggtgttgcaggtgttgcgGGTGTTGCAGCAGGGCTGCAGATAAACAAGACATAACTGTGATCAGACTCTGCAGCTGCAAGGCTGCCAAGGAGTTCTGGAGAACAGGAAACATTCACTGTGAGTCTGAAAACTTTGTGGTGAACTTTATCTCTCTTTAGGCCACACCCACCTCGTCATAGGAGCCTGTGTCCAACAGGAAGTGATCCTCCACAGAGACGACAGGTAAGAGGGCGGGATCATGTACAAGGTCGTTGGCGTGGCTTCTCTCTGCAGGACAGAAcgcagaaaacaaacataaaactgtttttacacaaacaaacataaatattcaCAGTCTGTTCATCAGATTATTGTTTGTACGTGTGGatgtcatttattcatttaattcattaatatCATTTAATATCATTTATCAATTTATTGATTGTGAAGCCATGCATGAGCCTCATGTACACAGTTTAACataaaagaagaagcagaattTGGGGTTTTCCAGTTTCATTACATACTCTGCTTATTTATATTATCAATAATTTTATGtagtattttatgtgtttgtgattCTGAAAACTGATGATGACTGAcagttattattttctattctgttgtatttttaatatttttacattatcagtcattatgtttttctgttttcttttcaaacattttatttaattttattcctCCTTTTGCGATTAAAATTATTGAAcaaaaatcaaactttgacccTTGTCAGGTGGCTGTTTGAGCCCTCTGATTGGACAGGtgactgtgacatcactgaccAATGTCGGACAGGTAGGCGGGCTCAGTGTCCAGCTGCAGATTTCAATGAACCAGAGCGGAGGAGAGACGCAACAGactaaagcagcagcagagcagcagacagctgAGCATCCCGCAGGTAGCAGGTGcacgtagcagatgtccatataaagaaatccgtcacaaactgacatcagctcgggctgaaagtagaaaaaaccgtCGGAAACttagcgttcagagcagtctgaaactgctgctttctgctacatacatttacctcattatttgacatgtcggccacttttaacatgaatatccgacattgtgacattatatatatatgtctggaaagaaggaaaagcataatacctCCCCTTTAATTAATAATCTGTTGAAAGAAATTTGACCAGAGCTGGATGTTCCTGTCACTCTTTACATACTCTTTTACGCTATTTTGTCTcttattcattaattattttattacttattaattaatattaatgaatataATTTTCTCTCTGAGTAAAGTCACAAGTTGCTTGATGGCACATTGGTCGCTGTGTTTTACTTTCAGGGATACAAACATCTTCCTGCTGCAGATGTAATCAGTCATGTTCAGCATCAAtaattaaagtaaaacaaacGTCTGATagaaacagtttttaacatGCAGCCATGTGAGAGTGTCAGAGCTCATATTGATCAAACAAACACTCTGAAGGTGAAACTGTTCTGAGTGTGATCAATAAGACTCATCTATCAAGCAGCCGACCGATCACATTACTGATCACATGAAGGAAGAGCCAATCAGAGATATGAATCGACTCAACACCTGTCAGATTGTACGTCCTGTAAAAGAAATCCTCAcagtttattgtttgttgttctgcAGCATCATCTAAAGAAAGAGGAATAAAGTAGACAGACACACCAGTAgttgaaacaaatacaataaaattaattgattaattaaaaaacagacacatatacaatttaaaaggatcgattattcatttaacaaactttGCAACTctaaaaagaaaggaaaagtaaTAATActctactattattactattattattattacatttagtgttttatatatGATGTATATTTAGGTTTAGTGAATATACTTTACATTATCTAACATCAGTAAAATACTTGAACAATATTCTGACAGTAAAGTGATATTTCAGGGTTGAATAAACTGATCTGCTTGACTTAAATCAGTATTATTGATGATGTCTTCTATTGTTGAAGTGGCTTAATGAGTTCACCACCATCACTTCATAGTGGTTAGACATGCTGTCCCACTGCAACATGTCCAGTTAGAAACACAAGAGGACGCCACTGAAGCTCTGAACACTTTATTTATCACTGCCACACAGTCAGCACACACTTTCAACTGAAGTGGAGagaataaaaagtataaaataatgatCTAAGCTGGTagcattatatacatatataacaagCACCAACATGGTAATAACCTGTGAGACATTATAATCTAATATCAATAAACATGATGCATCCTCCTCCACACTGTATGAGACTATTGACACTGAACCATTCCACAGTCaacactgccctctgctggGCTCAAAGTAGCAGCATTTCTGCCACCTGTTGACCTGCGTACATTTGCAGTGACTGTCCTCTACAAGCCTACGGCTGAGCTGTTCCATCACAGCTTCTATTATTCAGCtcacatatatgtatgtatgtatattgtcGTGGAAATCGTCTggaaacattaaacacacatatgaaataatatccaaaacactgctgggttgaagattataaattattattgtacaataaggagacagaacacacaaagatttgcatcagCTTGTCTCAACGAACAAAGAGCAAACCTGATCTATTATAGTtccagagaacagagaaatgatctgtgattggtcaatgtATCAGCTTATATGATTACAGCCAATGGCCTCGAGATATACTTCTACATACTGGGGcggctgtggttcaggaggtagagcgggtcgtccactaatcagagggtcggcggtttgattcccggctccaTGTCGAAATGATCAGAGAACTAGTCGGCACCCAAATACAAGATTCATTTAAAGattattacattacttttgGATTAATTCATGAGGCATCTTCTGCATAGTGCAGAATAAACtgttgttgggcctcaaaccatgaggtcacacagagaaggcctacatgtaacctgtgaggcctgaccaccaggtgcttgttcctttgtttcccccgagacaaaggaatagcgccaaaaatgcttacagacaatgggagtccattgcaaactccatttccaaggatgctttgcgattttcacacctcagcagggagcagttaACTTAcagtctcattggcggagacgctcctgcacagcggagcgtcctgatgacgcagccatgacatcaccacccttttaaaaactgaacgtgccctgaagcacacgcctttcccatgtcactgagctaggggtaactcctgttcctctgtgcGTCAGCTGACTAAAGAGGGTACCTCAAGCAggtgttttcccctcatcgaagactcccctcgccggacgagacgagacttcgcccgtgttcaccccaacacattcccggatccgagagagaccactgctgcaaccagcgtcctcaaattccctcgagaaGGAAGTAACgcttcttcaccgagtcgactctgctgttctctccgccacgccgctgagagccagctgccgtaCATAACAACggattacacacacaccctgctcgctttctgaagcgacccaagtaagaggcataagtctgggcagaggcagtgttagttgtgtgttcttatcagcatcagttgctgttgtttagcatttagctcttagcttttgctattgtttgttgtgctgttgacggaccgccaagtccatttttcctgctttactcttaggagtattttaagtttgctgcctgtttagttgtgttcaccacgctagactgttttgtgtttgtcccgctcgggactactgttgtgtttgtgccatcgtgagtcAGGAAataagttgctttgtcggtcagaaaccagacaacgtgcattacagactgccgtccgtacacacactgtctgtggtcaaaggaaccgcttctcttcctctcacgatcgctttctttccttccctctctcttctgactaacacatacacgcgcgcgcacacacacatcttttgcacatctgatggtcagataacgtcggacaaagcttcgctttgtctttccttatccgccatcagacacgtgtgtttttcacagaagtggGTGAGTGCGAGACGCCGTCCATCAGGAAGTGccgtcttgcttctgtctaacc
This genomic interval carries:
- the LOC121907658 gene encoding chymotrypsinogen B-like, translating into MSLLSNPVAPRLYKGSSLRRSFHVRAMVFLWILSCFAFVGAAYGCGTPAIPPDISSYSDIVNGKEAKPHSWPWQVSVQKRSGSHYCGGSLINQNWVVTAAHCSFRESDLVVLGAHDLRSSTEDVQVIGVGKVFTHPDYNKTRPWNNDIQLIKLASPAQINRHVSAVCVAETTDNFPAGTMCMITGWGKTSGNGKTATRLQQAALPLLTNSECSQFKPPITSNMICAGANGTSSCNGDSGGPLVCQKAGAWTLVGVMSFGIKGCDTMKSRVYVRVTALRAWIDRTIAAN